The proteins below come from a single Limosilactobacillus reuteri genomic window:
- a CDS encoding CTP synthase — MTKYIFVTGGVVSSLGKGIVAASLGRLLKNRGLKIAIQKFDPYINVDPGTMSPYQHGEVFVTDDGTETDLDLGHYERFIDNDLNKYSNVTTGKIYSEVLRKERRGDYLGGTVQVIPHITNAIKDKIKRAGESTDAEVVITEIGGTVGDIESQPFMEAIRQMKEEVGSENVLYIHTTLVPYLRAAGEMKTKPTQHSVRELRGLGIQPNILVVRTEQPITDDMRKKIALFCDVDPKAVVESMDVHTLYEIPLNLQKQGMDQLVVDHFGLNVPEADMTEWTEMVNHIEHDLTKTVKIAMVGKYTDLQDAYISVNESLRHAGYPVNAKVKIDHFNAENITPENVEETLKDYDGILVPGGFGNRGVEGMITAIKYARENDVPYLGICLGMQTACIEFARDVLGYTDANSTEFDTNTKHNIIDLMADQADIENMGGTQRLGAYPCKLKPGTVAAAAYGNQSMISERHRHRYEFNNDYRQEMENHGLVISGVNPDRNLVEVVEIPDKKFFVAAQYHPEFKSRPNHPEGLFAAFVKAAAEDK, encoded by the coding sequence ATGACGAAATACATTTTTGTAACCGGTGGAGTTGTATCATCATTAGGAAAGGGAATCGTTGCTGCCTCTTTAGGACGGTTATTAAAAAATCGGGGCCTGAAGATTGCAATCCAAAAATTCGATCCTTACATCAATGTTGATCCCGGTACGATGAGTCCATACCAACACGGTGAAGTTTTTGTGACTGATGACGGAACAGAAACTGATTTGGACCTTGGTCACTATGAACGTTTTATCGATAATGATCTTAATAAATATTCAAATGTTACAACGGGTAAAATCTACTCTGAAGTTCTTCGTAAGGAACGCCGTGGGGATTACCTTGGTGGGACAGTACAAGTTATTCCACACATCACTAATGCCATTAAGGACAAGATTAAGCGTGCTGGTGAAAGTACTGATGCTGAAGTTGTAATTACCGAAATTGGTGGTACAGTTGGGGACATTGAATCACAACCATTCATGGAAGCTATTCGCCAAATGAAAGAAGAAGTGGGTAGTGAAAATGTATTGTACATCCATACTACCTTAGTACCATATCTTCGTGCTGCTGGTGAAATGAAGACTAAGCCAACTCAACACAGTGTTCGCGAATTACGTGGTTTAGGAATCCAACCTAACATTTTAGTTGTTCGGACAGAGCAACCAATTACTGATGATATGCGGAAGAAGATCGCCTTATTCTGTGATGTTGATCCTAAAGCCGTTGTTGAATCGATGGATGTTCATACCCTTTATGAAATTCCGTTAAACTTACAAAAGCAAGGAATGGATCAATTGGTTGTCGACCACTTTGGTTTAAACGTGCCAGAAGCTGACATGACAGAATGGACTGAAATGGTAAATCATATTGAACATGACTTAACTAAGACCGTTAAGATTGCGATGGTTGGTAAGTATACTGACTTACAGGATGCTTATATTTCAGTTAATGAATCATTACGTCATGCTGGTTATCCTGTCAATGCTAAGGTAAAGATTGACCACTTTAATGCTGAAAACATTACTCCAGAAAATGTTGAAGAGACATTGAAAGACTACGATGGGATTCTTGTTCCTGGTGGTTTTGGAAATCGGGGAGTAGAAGGAATGATCACTGCAATTAAGTATGCTCGGGAAAATGATGTTCCTTATCTCGGTATTTGCTTAGGAATGCAAACAGCATGTATTGAATTTGCACGCGATGTATTGGGCTACACTGATGCAAACTCAACTGAATTTGATACAAACACTAAACACAATATTATTGACTTGATGGCAGATCAAGCGGACATTGAAAATATGGGAGGAACACAACGGCTTGGTGCATATCCATGTAAGCTTAAGCCAGGAACAGTTGCGGCAGCGGCTTATGGTAACCAATCAATGATCAGTGAACGGCACCGTCACCGTTATGAATTCAACAACGACTACCGTCAAGAAATGGAAAACCATGGCTTAGTTATTTCTGGAGTAAACCCAGATCGGAATTTAGTTGAAGTAGTTGAAATTCCTGATAAAAAATTCTTCGTGGCTGCTCAATACCACCCAGAATTCAAGTCGCGTCCTAATCATCCAGAAGGATTATTTGCTGCATTTGTAAAAGCAGCTGCTGAGGACAAATAA
- the rpoE gene encoding DNA-directed RNA polymerase subunit delta — translation MDLKVFDGQDKSELSMIEVAHAILAHHGEAMAFVDLTNEVQQYLGKSDEEIRERLAQFYTDLNVDGSFISLGDNTWGLRAWYPFESIDEATVGENEEDEEDDRPKKKRRKVNAFLADTDDDDDVIDYDNDDPEDEDLDTDDDTDSEDDYDDDTDDFSDDDDDLDDGIEGQLSELHDEEDEDEDDE, via the coding sequence TTGGATTTAAAGGTTTTTGACGGTCAGGACAAATCAGAACTTTCAATGATTGAAGTCGCACACGCTATTTTAGCTCACCATGGAGAAGCAATGGCGTTTGTTGATTTAACCAACGAGGTTCAGCAATATCTGGGTAAGAGCGATGAGGAAATTCGTGAACGTCTTGCACAGTTCTATACTGACTTAAATGTTGATGGCAGTTTTATTTCCCTTGGTGACAACACCTGGGGTCTGCGTGCTTGGTACCCATTCGAATCTATCGATGAAGCCACAGTTGGTGAAAACGAAGAAGATGAAGAGGATGATCGTCCAAAGAAGAAGCGGCGTAAAGTCAATGCTTTCCTCGCAGACACCGATGACGATGACGATGTAATTGACTATGACAATGATGATCCTGAAGATGAGGATCTTGATACTGACGATGACACTGATTCTGAAGATGATTATGATGACGACACTGATGACTTCAGTGACGACGATGATGATCTTGACGACGGTATTGAAGGTCAGCTATCAGAATTACATGATGAAGAAGATGAAGACGAGGATGACGAATGA
- a CDS encoding DUF1934 domain-containing protein: protein MNGKYYLRYIEHQDGQETPVQIKFEDELIRLRRRGNVETNLFLDPTQETIMRYQTEYGMIKIDVLTESLEKDVDVKAPAGHLSVKYQLKQAGQLIGSYQLELQFAA from the coding sequence ATGAATGGTAAGTATTATTTACGGTACATTGAACACCAAGATGGTCAAGAAACGCCGGTCCAAATTAAATTTGAAGATGAGCTAATCCGCTTAAGAAGGCGTGGAAATGTCGAAACAAACCTATTTTTAGACCCAACACAAGAAACCATCATGCGGTACCAAACAGAATACGGTATGATTAAAATTGACGTGTTAACAGAAAGTTTGGAAAAAGACGTTGATGTAAAGGCTCCGGCTGGCCACCTTTCTGTTAAGTACCAACTAAAACAAGCGGGACAATTAATAGGTAGTTACCAACTAGAATTGCAATTTGCTGCTTAA